From a single Bacillus gobiensis genomic region:
- a CDS encoding NCS2 family permease produces the protein MKNYFQFDELGTNFRTEIIGGLTTFLSMAYILFVNPSILGKVMDPNAVFTATALAAAIGSLVMGILAKYPISLAPGMGLNAFFTFGVVLGQGIPWQTALSGVFVSGIIFILLSLSGLREKIINAIPHELKLAVGAGIGLFITFVGFKESGIVVGNPETLVGLGDIRSGTTLLTVFGLVVTIILMVLRVYGGIFIGMILTAIAGMIFGLIQTPQAIVGPIQSLEPSFGQALFNLDQIFTIHMLIVILTFLFVDFFDTAGTLVGVANQAGLMKDNKLPRAGKALLADSTATSIGAILGTSTTTAYIESTAGVAAGARSGFAAVVTGLLFLLSLFFSPLLGVVTPQVTAPALIIVGVLMVSSLNKIEWNRFEIAVPAFLTMIAMPLSYSIATGIAMGFIFYPVTMIAKGKAKEIHPIMYGLFVIFILYFVFLK, from the coding sequence TTGAAAAACTACTTTCAATTTGACGAGCTTGGTACAAATTTTCGTACTGAAATTATCGGTGGTTTAACAACTTTTTTATCCATGGCTTATATATTATTTGTTAATCCGAGCATTTTGGGAAAAGTAATGGATCCTAATGCTGTTTTTACAGCAACTGCGTTAGCGGCTGCAATCGGATCCCTCGTGATGGGGATTCTTGCAAAGTACCCGATTTCACTGGCGCCGGGGATGGGCTTAAATGCATTTTTCACCTTTGGGGTCGTATTAGGTCAGGGGATTCCTTGGCAAACCGCTTTATCGGGTGTCTTTGTCTCAGGTATTATTTTTATTCTCCTATCTTTAAGCGGCTTGCGCGAAAAAATTATTAATGCAATTCCGCATGAGTTAAAGCTTGCGGTAGGAGCGGGGATCGGTTTGTTTATTACCTTTGTCGGCTTTAAGGAATCCGGTATTGTCGTTGGAAATCCGGAAACACTCGTCGGCCTTGGAGACATACGAAGCGGTACAACTCTGCTTACTGTATTTGGCTTGGTCGTGACTATTATCTTAATGGTTCTTCGTGTATATGGCGGCATTTTTATCGGAATGATTCTGACTGCAATTGCCGGTATGATCTTTGGACTGATCCAGACACCTCAAGCTATTGTCGGCCCGATTCAAAGTCTGGAGCCATCCTTTGGACAAGCTTTATTCAATTTAGACCAAATTTTCACCATTCATATGCTGATCGTCATATTAACCTTTTTATTTGTTGATTTCTTTGACACAGCGGGAACGTTGGTCGGAGTGGCTAATCAAGCCGGGCTAATGAAGGATAATAAGCTTCCAAGAGCAGGAAAAGCGTTGCTTGCGGATTCTACAGCGACATCGATCGGCGCGATTTTAGGTACTTCAACAACTACCGCGTATATTGAATCAACAGCGGGAGTGGCAGCTGGTGCACGCTCCGGCTTTGCTGCAGTCGTAACAGGCTTGCTGTTTTTATTGTCGCTCTTCTTCTCACCATTATTGGGTGTGGTGACACCGCAAGTAACGGCACCTGCGTTAATTATTGTAGGAGTATTGATGGTTTCATCACTCAATAAGATTGAATGGAATCGGTTTGAAATTGCCGTGCCAGCTTTCTTAACGATGATCGCTATGCCGTTATCATATAGCATTGCGACCGGAATTGCGATGGGATTCATTTTTTATCCTGTTACGATGATTGCCAAAGGGAAAGCAAAAGAAATTCATCCGATTATGTACGGATTGTTTGTGATTTTTATTTTGTATTTTGTCTTTTTAAAGTGA
- a CDS encoding DUF2179 domain-containing protein: MEAILSNSFLMILIILLVNIVYVSFNTIRIILTLKGQRYMAAFISTIEVFVYVIGLGLVLNNLNQIQNILAYAIGFGIGVIVGMKIEEKLALGYITVNVITKELDLDLPKQLREKGYGVTNWVAGGLEGDRTAMQILTPRKYELQLYETINNLDSKAFIISYEPKTIHGGFWVKAVKKRRIKK; this comes from the coding sequence ATGGAAGCTATACTTTCCAACAGTTTTTTAATGATTCTGATTATTCTCTTAGTTAATATTGTGTATGTCTCTTTTAACACCATTCGAATCATTTTAACTCTTAAAGGCCAACGGTACATGGCAGCTTTTATTAGTACGATTGAAGTTTTTGTTTACGTTATAGGTTTAGGGCTGGTTTTAAATAACTTAAATCAAATCCAAAATATTTTGGCCTATGCGATTGGATTTGGCATTGGCGTGATTGTCGGAATGAAAATCGAAGAAAAGCTGGCACTCGGGTATATTACTGTAAATGTGATTACGAAAGAACTGGACTTGGACCTTCCAAAACAGCTGAGGGAAAAAGGATACGGAGTAACCAACTGGGTAGCTGGGGGACTAGAAGGAGACCGGACAGCCATGCAGATCCTGACGCCGAGAAAATATGAGCTGCAGCTCTATGAAACGATTAATAATCTCGACAGCAAAGCATTTATTATTTCCTATGAACCGAAAACAATCCATGGCGGATTCTGGGTGAAGGCCGTTAAGAA